In the genome of Candidatus Bathyarchaeota archaeon, one region contains:
- a CDS encoding DUF87 domain-containing protein, translating to MRQIFDDMDGAFQARLRAHRTSTRTSRTGEGELTVTSQVAVAEASFSLSVLDRLHEPSFIAFRRPTISGETFIIYEVVAVRPMHYQMLGMDVSVPKVIRKEFLETINQGWKASEETWIDIIAVPTNYRLNIQGGDITFERSNLTPLVGSDAHILSKETVKEFLCVEGGVDVGTLIGFDLPLTVKISEMVRYHTGIFGFTGCGKSNLSSILLRKSLDAITNLSVVIFDVAGEYLIHLLDLAPRFFSTEDLGEDVDRILDSQAIPETLEMKIDRHIIAQAIRKLVQQGRVQKLSLSYPMEYIPLTLGHILGLIGSIARGRSKESIQGTIALNRLNIFASKKGYREETRLEEIADDIEAKDELKRILEDFSATIHHLSGTVKDIQAILRALEEEIDEDKDVSNGGGIKNPEWLATKVAIEDFRGINVVYAPEPVDAREIVSRFVDRLLWLKKTRGVGRTVLTVLDEAQEFIPDRTRKDDYTEQSNLAVERLLRQGRKYRANCWICSQRVAHLNVNALQQLHSYFVSVLPRFYDRMVIADAFSLSYDLLDRTTELDIGEWLFVSYKATKQRNVPAFVKTPNNEDIVSENLLREFAS from the coding sequence TTGAGACAGATCTTCGACGACATGGATGGAGCATTCCAAGCGCGTTTAAGGGCTCACAGAACCTCGACTAGAACGTCGAGAACAGGAGAAGGCGAGTTGACGGTTACAAGTCAGGTCGCTGTTGCAGAAGCATCGTTCAGCCTCTCTGTTCTAGATAGGCTTCATGAGCCCAGCTTCATAGCCTTCAGAAGACCAACAATTAGTGGCGAGACCTTCATCATCTATGAAGTTGTCGCTGTTAGACCAATGCACTACCAAATGTTAGGCATGGATGTATCAGTCCCAAAGGTGATAAGGAAGGAGTTTTTAGAGACCATCAATCAGGGCTGGAAGGCAAGCGAAGAAACATGGATCGACATAATTGCAGTCCCAACAAACTATAGGCTCAACATTCAAGGCGGCGATATAACCTTTGAAAGATCAAACCTAACACCGCTCGTAGGAAGCGACGCGCATATCCTCTCAAAAGAGACTGTTAAGGAGTTTTTGTGTGTTGAGGGAGGTGTCGATGTCGGAACACTGATAGGATTCGATCTGCCACTAACCGTTAAGATCTCTGAAATGGTGCGATATCACACTGGAATATTCGGCTTCACCGGATGTGGAAAATCAAATCTCAGCTCAATACTGCTTAGAAAGTCATTAGACGCAATAACCAATCTATCAGTCGTCATCTTCGATGTTGCTGGGGAATACCTAATACATCTCCTAGACCTAGCCCCAAGATTCTTCTCCACAGAGGACTTGGGCGAGGACGTGGACAGGATTCTGGATTCACAGGCGATCCCAGAGACATTGGAAATGAAGATTGACAGGCATATAATTGCACAAGCAATCAGGAAACTAGTCCAGCAGGGAAGGGTGCAGAAGCTATCGCTTTCATATCCGATGGAGTATATACCCTTAACGTTGGGTCATATATTGGGCTTAATTGGCTCGATAGCGAGAGGTAGGAGCAAGGAATCGATCCAAGGGACGATCGCTCTCAACAGACTTAATATCTTTGCCTCGAAGAAGGGATATCGCGAGGAGACGAGACTGGAAGAAATCGCGGATGACATTGAAGCTAAGGACGAACTAAAAAGAATACTTGAGGATTTCTCAGCAACCATTCATCATTTATCCGGAACAGTTAAAGATATACAGGCCATACTCAGGGCCCTTGAAGAAGAAATCGATGAGGATAAGGACGTCAGCAACGGTGGAGGCATCAAAAACCCTGAATGGCTGGCTACCAAAGTAGCGATTGAAGATTTTAGAGGCATAAACGTCGTTTATGCGCCGGAACCTGTAGATGCTAGAGAGATCGTGAGCAGATTCGTAGATCGTCTTCTTTGGTTAAAGAAGACTAGGGGTGTTGGGAGAACTGTGCTTACCGTGCTTGATGAAGCACAGGAATTCATACCTGACAGGACGAGGAAGGATGACTATACGGAACAGTCTAACTTGGCGGTTGAGAGGCTTCTGCGCCAGGGAAGAAAATATAGGGCTAACTGCTGGATCTGCAGCCAACGGGTTGCGCATTTGAACGTGAATGCACTTCAGCAGCTGCATAGCTACTTTGTAAGCGTGCTTCCGAGATTTTATGATAGGATGGTTATCGCAGATGCGTTCAGCCTCAGTTATGACCTGCTTGACAGGACAACGGAACTAGACATAGGCGAATGGCTGTTTGTCTCTTATAAGGCGACAAAGCAGAGGAACGTCCCAGCCTTCGTCAAGACCCCTAACAATGAAGATATTGTCTCCGAAAATCTTCTTCGAGAATTCGCGTCATAA